The following coding sequences are from one Spea bombifrons isolate aSpeBom1 chromosome 13, aSpeBom1.2.pri, whole genome shotgun sequence window:
- the MLX gene encoding max-like protein X isoform X2, with protein sequence MEAGQPYLLPSPAHSPRVPDLPSDNPYADNVEETGHTMERKGSLVSRANSIGSTSASSVPNTDDEDSDYHQDNLKDTYKDRRRRAHTQAEQKRRVAIKKGYDDLQTIVPTCQQQDCFIGAQKLSKAVVLQKTIDYIQFLHKEKKKQEEEVSILRKEVMALKIMKSNYEQIVKAHQSNPHEGTDQVSDQVKFRVFQGIMDSLFQTFNASVSVNSFQELSACVFSWIEEHCKPQKLHDIVMRVLHQLKNPLY encoded by the exons ATGGAAGCAGGCCAACCGTATCTCCTCCCTAGCCCCGCACACTCTCCCCGGGTCCCGGATTTACCG TCTGATAACCCATATGCCGATAATGTGGAGGAGACAG GTCATACTATGGAGCGGAAGGGAAGCCTAGTGTCCAGGGCCAATAGCATTGGATCCACCAGTGCCTCTTCAGTCCCTAATACAG ATGACGAGGACAGTGATTACCATCAAGACAATCTGAAAGATACCTACAAAGACAGACGCAGGAGAGCACACACACAAGCTGAGCAGAAGAGGAGAGTTGCTATCAAG AAAGGTTATGACGACTTACAGACTATTGTGCCCACCTGCCAGCAACAAGACTGCTTTATTGGAGCACAAAAGCTAAGCAAGGCGGTTGTTTTGCAGAAAA CTATAGATTATATTCAGTTTCTGcacaaagagaaaaagaaacaggaaGAGGAGGTATCCATTTTACGCAAGGAGGTCATGGCCTTGAAGATTATGAAATC AAATTACGAGCAGATTGTAAAGGCTCATCAGAGCAACCCGCACGAGGGCACTGACCAGGTTTCTGACCAGGTGAAGTTCCGTGTATTTCAGGGTATCATGGACTCGCTATTCCAGACGTTCAATGCCTCGGTCTCTGTAAATAGTTTCCAGGAGCTCTCAGCATGTGTATTCAGCTGGATAGAAGAACACTGCAAACCACAG AAGCTGCACGATATTGTAATGAGAGTTCTGCACCAGCTGAAGAATCCGCTATACTGA
- the MLX gene encoding max-like protein X isoform X1 yields MEAGQPYLLPSPAHSPRVPDLPSDNPYADNVEETGHTMERKGSLVSRANSIGSTSASSVPNTARCMIDNASSPTSDDEDSDYHQDNLKDTYKDRRRRAHTQAEQKRRVAIKKGYDDLQTIVPTCQQQDCFIGAQKLSKAVVLQKTIDYIQFLHKEKKKQEEEVSILRKEVMALKIMKSNYEQIVKAHQSNPHEGTDQVSDQVKFRVFQGIMDSLFQTFNASVSVNSFQELSACVFSWIEEHCKPQKLHDIVMRVLHQLKNPLY; encoded by the exons ATGGAAGCAGGCCAACCGTATCTCCTCCCTAGCCCCGCACACTCTCCCCGGGTCCCGGATTTACCG TCTGATAACCCATATGCCGATAATGTGGAGGAGACAG GTCATACTATGGAGCGGAAGGGAAGCCTAGTGTCCAGGGCCAATAGCATTGGATCCACCAGTGCCTCTTCAGTCCCTAATACAG CCCGCTGCATGATCGACAATGCTTCTTCCCCAACCTCAGATGACGAGGACAGTGATTACCATCAAGACAATCTGAAAGATACCTACAAAGACAGACGCAGGAGAGCACACACACAAGCTGAGCAGAAGAGGAGAGTTGCTATCAAG AAAGGTTATGACGACTTACAGACTATTGTGCCCACCTGCCAGCAACAAGACTGCTTTATTGGAGCACAAAAGCTAAGCAAGGCGGTTGTTTTGCAGAAAA CTATAGATTATATTCAGTTTCTGcacaaagagaaaaagaaacaggaaGAGGAGGTATCCATTTTACGCAAGGAGGTCATGGCCTTGAAGATTATGAAATC AAATTACGAGCAGATTGTAAAGGCTCATCAGAGCAACCCGCACGAGGGCACTGACCAGGTTTCTGACCAGGTGAAGTTCCGTGTATTTCAGGGTATCATGGACTCGCTATTCCAGACGTTCAATGCCTCGGTCTCTGTAAATAGTTTCCAGGAGCTCTCAGCATGTGTATTCAGCTGGATAGAAGAACACTGCAAACCACAG AAGCTGCACGATATTGTAATGAGAGTTCTGCACCAGCTGAAGAATCCGCTATACTGA